In Spirosoma aureum, a single genomic region encodes these proteins:
- a CDS encoding single-stranded DNA-binding protein — translation MASLNKVIIIGNVGNDPEVRYLDGGSVVAKFSVATNERYTTRTGEQVESTEWFRIEVWNDQAKTIEKYVRKGQQIYVEGRLRTETYTDREGKERFSLGVRATTFQFLGGPNDRQDGGSYEAPAQTQQPAPRQQPAPQAAPAPRQQAAPAPQAARQQPPRREPDPVPFESNSGDDDLPF, via the coding sequence ATGGCAAGCCTTAATAAAGTAATTATTATTGGTAACGTTGGCAACGATCCGGAAGTCCGCTACCTGGATGGCGGCTCAGTTGTTGCCAAATTCAGCGTTGCTACTAATGAACGATACACAACCCGTACTGGAGAACAGGTTGAATCAACGGAGTGGTTTCGAATTGAAGTCTGGAATGATCAGGCTAAGACAATTGAAAAATATGTACGTAAAGGCCAGCAGATTTATGTAGAAGGTCGCTTGCGGACAGAGACATATACGGACCGGGAAGGTAAAGAACGGTTTTCACTTGGCGTTCGTGCTACCACGTTCCAGTTTTTAGGTGGGCCTAATGATCGTCAGGATGGCGGTTCATACGAAGCACCGGCGCAAACCCAACAGCCTGCTCCGCGCCAGCAACCGGCACCGCAGGCAGCACCAGCCCCGCGTCAGCAAGCTGCCCCTGCTCCACAGGCTGCACGTCAGCAGCCACCGCGCAGGGAGCCTGATCCGGTACCTTTTGAGAGCAATAGTGGTGACGACGATCTTCCGTTCTAA
- the gldE gene encoding gliding motility-associated protein GldE, translating to MDPSSDPLPRQVLPAADGWGTYFDLYAPYAGLILLLLLLAGLVSASEAAFFSLSPDDRTRCRNSIQPGDQRIAMLLDRPKRLLASLVIFNNLLNIAIVVIVTYLTWEFSQAYHASGWVLSGVTLTTTLAIVLFGEIVPKVYASQNNMTVARRTAPLAQIGLAVLRPLAMLLVNLSNQVDKRVERRGYKLSVEELSQAVELTGTDATTEEKEILKGIVNFSNLTARQVMRARLDISAVADDLTFSELMTQINASGYSRVPVYKESLDQIDGILYIKDLLPHIHEDDSFRWQSLVRPAFFIPENKKVDDLLQDFQKRRVHIAIVVDEYGGTRGLVTLEDIIEEIFGDINDEFDDETPVGYHREDERTVVFEGKVPITDVCRVLNVDATTFESVQGDSESLGGLLLELFSRLPKPGDQTTYAGYTFYVLSADDKRINEVRVTKDDPADNKA from the coding sequence ATGGACCCTAGTAGTGATCCTCTTCCCCGACAGGTGCTCCCAGCCGCAGATGGCTGGGGCACCTATTTTGATTTATACGCCCCTTATGCGGGTCTGATTCTATTACTATTGTTGCTGGCCGGCCTGGTGTCAGCTTCCGAGGCTGCATTCTTTTCTCTTTCCCCAGATGACCGCACGCGTTGTCGCAATAGCATACAGCCTGGCGATCAGCGTATTGCCATGTTACTCGACCGCCCGAAACGACTGCTGGCGTCGTTGGTCATCTTTAATAATTTGCTGAATATTGCCATTGTTGTGATTGTTACTTACCTGACCTGGGAGTTCTCGCAGGCTTACCATGCTTCGGGATGGGTATTATCAGGAGTAACATTAACCACAACGCTGGCAATTGTACTTTTTGGTGAAATCGTGCCGAAGGTATATGCCAGCCAGAACAACATGACAGTTGCCCGGCGAACGGCCCCACTAGCACAAATTGGGCTTGCTGTATTACGCCCACTGGCCATGTTGCTTGTTAATCTGAGCAACCAGGTCGATAAGCGGGTTGAGCGACGGGGCTATAAATTGTCGGTCGAAGAGCTTAGTCAGGCCGTCGAACTGACAGGCACTGATGCGACGACAGAAGAAAAAGAAATTTTGAAAGGTATTGTCAATTTCAGTAACCTGACGGCTCGTCAGGTCATGCGGGCACGACTCGACATTTCGGCTGTAGCAGACGACTTGACATTCTCTGAACTAATGACTCAGATCAATGCATCTGGTTATTCACGAGTGCCTGTTTATAAAGAATCACTGGATCAGATTGATGGGATCTTATACATCAAGGATCTACTGCCCCATATCCATGAAGATGACTCGTTCCGTTGGCAGTCCTTAGTGCGTCCTGCCTTCTTTATCCCAGAAAATAAAAAAGTTGATGACCTTTTACAGGATTTCCAGAAACGCCGGGTGCATATCGCTATTGTTGTGGACGAATATGGTGGCACACGTGGGCTGGTAACACTTGAGGATATTATTGAAGAAATTTTTGGGGATATCAACGACGAATTTGATGATGAAACGCCTGTTGGCTACCATCGTGAAGATGAGCGGACAGTAGTTTTTGAAGGTAAAGTACCCATCACTGACGTTTGCCGGGTGCTGAATGTCGATGCCACTACATTCGAATCGGTGCAGGGCGATAGTGAATCGCTGGGAGGATTATTACTCGAATTATTCAGCCGTTTGCCTAAGCCTGGTGATCAAACAACGTATGCCGGGTACACATTTTATGTGTTATCGGCCGACGACAAGCGTATTAACGAAGTCCGGGTTACGAAAGATGATCCTGCTGATAATAAAGCCTGA